In one Candidatus Macondimonas diazotrophica genomic region, the following are encoded:
- a CDS encoding universal stress protein, whose protein sequence is MYHRILLAYNGSPEGRAVLHQGTELAKLCKAEVCLLAVVGIPTGLTMAETIVTPEMTDALEAPARQTLGDGAKDIAAMGLTVQTRIEFGEPVERIGAVAREYGADLIVVGHRHRGALARWWGGSVGKSLLGHIPCDLLVAVDQEPHAESATAS, encoded by the coding sequence ATGTATCACCGGATTCTGCTCGCCTATAACGGCTCTCCCGAGGGCCGCGCCGTCCTTCATCAAGGTACGGAACTGGCAAAACTGTGCAAGGCCGAGGTCTGCCTGCTCGCTGTGGTGGGGATTCCGACGGGACTCACGATGGCCGAAACCATCGTCACGCCAGAGATGACCGATGCGCTCGAAGCACCCGCCCGCCAAACGCTGGGCGATGGCGCGAAAGACATTGCCGCCATGGGGCTGACCGTCCAGACGCGGATCGAGTTCGGCGAGCCCGTCGAGCGCATCGGCGCAGTAGCACGCGAATACGGCGCCGATCTGATCGTCGTGGGCCACCGTCACCGAGGGGCCCTCGCACGTTGGTGGGGCGGCTCGGTGGGCAAGAGTCTGCTTGGCCACATTCCCTGTGATCTTTTGGTCGCCGTGGATCAGGAGCCGCACGCAGAAAGCGCCACCGCCTCATGA
- a CDS encoding HIT family protein, with product MMRNSNAGAAHCLFCRIVEGQLPSSRVVEDEHCIALMDAFPLRPGHVLVIPRRHAETLTDLTPELRAHLLETAQGIAQALRRSPLAPDGIHFAINEGRAAHQTVPHCHIHVLPRRRGDLAGLLGQILSKPIQLLRGPRRQDERETQARLIAQYLEF from the coding sequence ATGATGCGAAACTCAAACGCCGGCGCCGCACATTGCCTGTTCTGCCGAATTGTCGAGGGCCAGCTCCCGTCCAGCCGCGTGGTTGAGGACGAGCACTGCATTGCCTTGATGGATGCATTTCCCTTGCGCCCGGGCCATGTCCTTGTGATTCCGCGCCGTCATGCCGAAACGCTGACGGATCTGACCCCCGAGCTGCGCGCCCATCTCCTGGAGACGGCGCAGGGCATTGCTCAGGCCTTGCGCCGCAGCCCATTGGCGCCCGATGGCATTCACTTCGCGATCAACGAAGGCCGCGCTGCCCATCAGACAGTACCGCATTGCCATATCCATGTTCTGCCAAGACGCCGGGGCGATCTGGCGGGGCTGCTCGGTCAGATCCTGTCCAAGCCGATTCAGCTACTGCGCGGTCCACGCAGACAGGACGAACGCGAAACTCAGGCGCGTCTGATCGCCCAGTACCTCGAATTCTGA
- a CDS encoding class I fructose-bisphosphate aldolase, whose translation MTDITALLGDEAQSLLTHTCRGIAKERLELPGDDFVDRVFVQTDRSPTVLRNLQTLFGHGRLGNTGYVSILPVDQGIEHSAAASFAPNPDFFDPKTICELALEGGCNAVASTYGVLAMMSRRYAHKIPFIMKFNHNEILSLPVQYDQTLFASVDQAFDMGAIGVGATVYFGAPESRRQIQEVSEAFARAHELGMVTILWAYTRNNAFKKEGVDYHLSADLTGQANHIASTIGADIVKQKMAENNGGYKAINFGKTHEKVYSELTTDHPIDLVRYQVANCYMGRCGLINSGGESGANDFAQAVRTAVINKRAGGMGLISGRKAFQRPFAEGVKLLNAIQDVYLDSSITIA comes from the coding sequence ATGACTGATATCACTGCGCTGTTGGGCGATGAAGCCCAATCCCTCCTGACCCACACCTGTCGGGGCATCGCCAAAGAGCGGCTGGAACTTCCGGGCGACGACTTCGTGGATCGCGTATTCGTCCAGACGGACCGCAGCCCCACCGTGCTCCGGAATCTGCAGACGCTTTTCGGTCATGGCCGCCTCGGCAACACCGGCTACGTCTCGATCCTGCCTGTCGATCAGGGCATCGAACATTCCGCTGCGGCATCTTTTGCGCCCAATCCGGATTTCTTCGATCCCAAGACGATCTGCGAGCTGGCGCTTGAGGGGGGATGCAACGCAGTGGCTTCGACCTATGGCGTGCTGGCGATGATGTCGCGCCGTTATGCGCACAAGATCCCCTTTATCATGAAGTTCAACCATAACGAGATCCTGAGCCTGCCAGTCCAATACGACCAGACGCTTTTTGCCAGTGTCGATCAGGCCTTCGACATGGGTGCGATCGGCGTCGGAGCGACGGTGTATTTCGGCGCTCCCGAATCTCGCCGGCAGATCCAGGAGGTGAGCGAAGCTTTTGCGCGCGCCCACGAGCTCGGCATGGTCACGATTCTGTGGGCCTATACCCGCAACAACGCCTTCAAGAAAGAGGGTGTCGACTACCACCTCTCCGCCGATCTGACCGGTCAGGCCAACCATATCGCCTCGACCATCGGCGCGGACATCGTCAAGCAGAAGATGGCGGAGAACAATGGCGGCTACAAGGCGATCAATTTCGGCAAGACCCACGAGAAAGTCTACAGTGAGCTGACCACCGATCACCCCATCGACCTGGTCCGGTACCAGGTGGCCAATTGCTACATGGGCCGCTGCGGTCTGATCAATTCAGGCGGTGAATCGGGCGCGAACGATTTCGCGCAGGCCGTACGCACGGCCGTCATCAACAAGCGCGCCGGTGGCATGGGCCTGATCTCCGGCCGCAAGGCCTTCCAGCGTCCGTTTGCCGAAGGCGTCAAGCTGCTGAATGCCATCCAGGACGTCTACCTGGATTCGAGCATCACCATCGCTTGA
- a CDS encoding DUF6160 family protein — MKRLSCAALMLLAPLAGHAELSSMNDQALSEVRGQAIVDLGGGFVASENGVFQTYTVFDQTLYVPFDPTDGVTPPPGPGTGPRPIVIGNLFCDTCAIILGLKLGKLAYIETIEANILSLDPFPIGQALAELHYQKAAHLSAVANRLYYGPSASASGSASASVSVN; from the coding sequence ATGAAGCGTCTGTCTTGTGCGGCCTTGATGTTGCTTGCACCGCTTGCCGGTCATGCCGAATTGTCTTCAATGAATGACCAGGCACTGTCCGAAGTGCGCGGTCAAGCCATCGTCGATCTGGGCGGCGGTTTCGTTGCATCCGAAAATGGCGTTTTTCAAACCTACACCGTTTTCGACCAAACTCTTTACGTTCCGTTCGATCCGACTGACGGCGTAACGCCGCCTCCCGGTCCCGGTACGGGTCCGCGCCCCATCGTGATCGGCAATCTGTTCTGCGACACTTGCGCGATCATCCTGGGTCTGAAACTCGGAAAATTGGCCTATATTGAAACCATCGAAGCCAATATCCTTTCGCTGGATCCGTTCCCCATCGGCCAAGCGTTGGCTGAGTTGCACTACCAGAAAGCCGCCCATCTGTCCGCTGTGGCCAACCGGCTGTACTACGGACCGTCGGCAAGCGCCTCGGGAAGTGCTTCTGCTAGCGTTTCGGTGAATTGA